From a single Rutidosis leptorrhynchoides isolate AG116_Rl617_1_P2 chromosome 5, CSIRO_AGI_Rlap_v1, whole genome shotgun sequence genomic region:
- the LOC139848845 gene encoding uridine kinase-like protein 5: MDGEIYAKIEENVKDQCSSQPNVVHEQKRNKVPFIIGVAGGTASGKTTVCNVIISRLHDQRVVLINLDSFYHSLNDQQSANPQDYNFDHPDSFDMELLLSCMETLKNGHPFNVPCYDYKIHKNSGPGRMVNPSDVIILEGILVLHDERIRDLMNMKIFVDSDSDVRLGRRIKRDTVERGRNIQYVLDQYDKHVKPSFEEFILPSKKHADVIIPRGSDNDVAIDLILQHIRTKLGQHDLCKIYHNLFVIPSTFQLRGMHTLIRDAKTRKHDFVFYADRLIRLVVEHGLGHLPFTEKQITTPTESIYTGVVFCKSLCGVSVIRSGESMENALRACCKGIKIGKVLIQRQGNGRKLIYEKLPKDIACRQVLLLDPVLASGDSAVEAISLLLNKGVSESNIIFLNLIAAPEGIYAVCKQYPRLKIVTSEIDEGLNEQSTVIPGMGDFGDRYFGTGGYVSMPFLQKNNKC, encoded by the exons ATGGATGGTGAAATTTATGCTAAAATCGAAGAAAATGTGAAGGATCAGTGTTCATCTCAACCTAATGTTGTCCATGAACAAAAAAGAAATAAAGTGCCATTCATCATTG GCGTAGCTGGTGGAACGGCATCTGGGAAAACAACTGTCTGCAATGTCATCATATCACGACTTCATGATCAAAGGGTTGTTCTTATCAATCTA GATTCATTTTATCATTCATTGAATGATCAACAATCAGCAAATCCCCAAGACTACAATTTTGATCACCCTG ATTCTTTCGATATGGAGCTACTTCTGTCATGTATGGAAACATTGAAAAACGGACACCCTTTTAACGTTCCTTGTTACGATTATAAGATCCACAAGAATAGTGGACCAGGACGCATG GTAAACCCATCGGATGTCATCATTTTGGAAGGAATTTTAGTCCTTCATGATGAGCGAATCAGAGATTTGATGAACATGAAGATCTTTGTTGATTCAG ATTCGGATGTGCGGTTGGGAAGAAGGATTAAACGCGATACAGTCGAGAGGGGCAGAAATATTCAATATGTGCTTGACCAA TATGATAAACATGTGAAACCTAGTTTTGAGGAGTTTATTCTTCCATCAAAAAAACATGCAGATGTTATCATCCCTAGAGGATCTGATAATGATGTTGCCATAGATTTGATACTTCAACATATTCGTACAAAGCTCGGTCAACATGATCTTTGTAAAATTTATCACAACCTTTTCGTTATACCATCCACATTCCAG CTACGCGGAATGCATACACTTATACGAGATGCTAAAACAAGAAAACATGATTTTGTTTTTTATGCAGACCGTCTTATTCGCTTG GTTGTGGAGCATGGTTTAGGCCATCTTCCTTTTACAGAAAAACAGATCACCACTCCAACAG AATCCATCTACACTGGAGTGGTATTCTGCAAAAGTTTGTGTGGCGTTTCAGTCATAAGAAG TGGGGAAAGCATGGAAAATGCACTAAGAGCATGTTGTAAAGGAATCAAAATTGGTAAAGTCCTTATTCAACGCCAAGGCAATGGGCGGAAATTGATCTATGAAAAGCTACCTAAAGATATCGCATGTCGCCAAGTTTTATTGCTTGATCCGGTGCTAGCTTCAG GTGATTCTGCTGTGGAGGCAATTTCCTTGTTGCTGAACAAGGGTGTATCTGAATCCAACATCATATTTCTTAACCTGATAGCG GCACCTGAAGGGATATATGCAGTTTGTAAGCAGTATCCAAGGCTGAAAATAGTTACGTCTGAGATCGATGAAGGACTAAACGAGCAGTCAACAGTGATTCCAGGCATGGGTGACTTTGGAGATCGTTACTTCGGTACTGGTGGCTACGTTTCTATGCCTTTCTTACAAAAGAATAATAAATGTTAA
- the LOC139848847 gene encoding uncharacterized protein, giving the protein MQIPDLSNTSDQLQWHGRDGTVQNFSVSQVYEAIRPVGNTVYWFELVWYSNCIPRHAFVLWLLLKQKLKTQDKFKVWEIRQGQALHLAPGLQNLEWSLVVMDITGLSVKKSASVLVAKLLFAAAVYFIWQERNARLFNSKRRSAKELFRVIYAYVRLKLLSVRFKESHQINFLRIAWKLE; this is encoded by the exons ATGCAAATACCTGATTTGTCTAATACTAGTGATCAACTTCAGTGGCATGGCAGAGATGGGACAGTGCAGAACTTTTCTGTTAGCCAAGTATACGAGGCTATACGCCCAGTTGGGAATACTGTTTATTGGTTCGAGTTGGTTTGGTATTCTAATTGCATTCCTAGACACGCATTTGTTCTTTGGCTTTTATTGAAACAGAAATTAAAAACTCAAGATAAGTTCAAAGTTTGGGAGATTCGCCAAGGTCAGGCTCTT CACCTCGCTCCTGGGTTGCAAAATCTTGAGTGGTCGCTGGTGGTGATGGATATCACTGGTTTATCTGTGAAGAAGAGTGCAAGTGTTCTCGTGGCTAAGTTATTATTTGCAGCTGCGGTGTACTTTATTTGGCAAGAAAGGAACGCAAGGTTATTCAATTCAAAAAGACGCTCGGCTAAGGAGTTGTTCAGAGTGATTTATGCTTATGTTCGGTTAAAGCTGTTATCAGTTCGGTTTAAGGAGTCCCATCAGATTAACTTTCTTCGAATCGCTTGGAAGTTAGAGTGA